From Platichthys flesus chromosome 7, fPlaFle2.1, whole genome shotgun sequence:
GAGATCTCCTGCTTTTCTTCGATAGGGCAGTCTGACAGACGACTCTGTGGATCTAACCGCCTATCCTATGTGCATGTTaattacagagagagagagagagagagagagacagagcgagagagagagtaaatAAGTCTGCTGAGGAAAATGGCACAAAGGAAGCTCAGGTGCTTCCCTCGTCAAAACAAGTCAATGGAGGTACTCTCCATAGGCCTTTAATTGCAGCCTTTGCTTTTAACCCACTTCACACTACAGTCAGTCTGCACGTATTTATAaccacacatatacacaaatacatgaaTGTTAGACCATTTTGAAATACTCGCATTGAAAAagccaaaacacacaatatgtgATACCATCTTTGAATATATTCTGACTTCACAACACTGTGGCTCAGAGGTTGCACCACACACTGTCGTTAGTATCTTCATGTTTAGGAAGGAACACGTCAGCAGTGCATCAGTGACGCTCACCAATGTGTATTCAATCATTTTTGGGAAACAATGGAGCTCTGTGGCGCAGACGAATAGCCGACATTCGCTCACATAGTAAGATCACTTATCAATATTGCAGTTTTTTACCCATTCTTGACAGTGAGAGAAATATATGGTATCACAAGACCCATCATTCAAAGCGCTAGTGCTGAACGAGGCATAACAATGTACCGTGCACAGCCACAAGCAGCGGTGGtgacaggggggaaaaaaggaaaagaagccAAGGAAACCAGGCAGACTTTCACTGCTCATAGACATTTTTCATGTAGTTAACTTTTCTTTGACCTTACAGAGACCATCGATGCcacaaagcaaaacaactgGGCTAATGGTCTcatctcccccccacacacacacacatccagctgCAGCCAAGCTTCCTCAGACCGTGGCATCGTGGTTCGTTTAAATGAGTTAAACCTTTATTAGTCTgtcaggggggaaaaaacattgttttcctCAGTAGCAGGTCGAGATATTATTCATCTATAATTGGTAATAACCCTGCACCCCCACCCCGAGGCGGCTCAGTCTCCACTGAGTAATCACAACCATCGCCTGCTCTGCTGGAAACAGCATTATTAGGTCGATGGCACTGTCtctacctctgccaaggaggtttaTTATCTGAAAATATATGGCTTTGCTCGGGCTCTTCTTCTAAAACCATGGGCTGCGAAGGGGAGAATCTGTCCGGGCATATTTATCTCACCTCACACGCTACTATCAAATACTACATCTCAGCATCCCGGAAAGTGGGAGCTCTAAAATAACCTCCAGCAGGATAGTTTTGGCCGAGGCTTTATCAATTTTTATGACAGCAAGATTTGTTCTGCTGTGCAAAAAACCCCTTTCACTTCTCGATACTCAACTGTCACCTCAACAATGTCTCCTGCGCAGGCTCTttccactgtgtttgtgtgtttaggtgGACATATAAGTTCTCTGTTACTAGTGAAGGACAACAGCTTGTCAGTAGCATGACCTCCACTTGATACCCATTTATTTAATGCTCATGTTTTTGATTTTCTCAGATAAAGTTGAGGTCCAGCTAAAGGGGCCTTTTCTGacaggagataaaaaaaactgactggTTTTATCAGAAATATTTTTGACACATGAGATTGAATTGGCTTTGTTAGGGTGTGTGGTTTAAGTTTCTATCTttccttttctatttttattgaTTATGTGTTAGAAACCAACGTGAAAATGCAGTTGGAATAATGAGGCTTACAAGAATCAATTCTGAGTATTATGGCCACTAAAAGGGAATTTTGGTTTGTCGTATTATTAGATTATCATGAAAATCCCTTTAGTACTTTGAAAATTTTTGTTGAAACTGTCTATtccagagaaagagaagcacagacgtggaggaagtgaagacagaaatgTTTGGTAGTGGTTGAGTTGACTACTCTCATAGCCTTAAGAatttattcatgaattatttttcccaatttttccttttgttaCCCCTTATACTTTGTCGTAATTTTTAGTTACGATGACTCAAGAAGATAAATCTATCAAAAGTTtggtttataaaataaaattttatACATGTTTCATTTGAGACATTTTCAACCAACAGCCCAAGTCATATGTGATAAATAAACTAGTCATTATTTTGTCAAGCTACAATCAATTGGTCATATAATTTCTGGAGCTGTATATTCAATGTGCGTAATATTGGAAAAATAACTGCTTCTTTGTTAACATGTCAACTTGTGAAGGCAGTGCTGTGATGTTAAAGTCTCTTCTCAAGTGCCATATTATGGAGCTTAAACAAATATTGCAAATTCCAAACTTTGGGTAAACACCCCTGAGCGCAACTAATTATGCACACAACGACAATTTTTACTTGAAGATGAGTTGAAAATATTGGTTTACATCATTCATTTACATCATATTTTATCAGATATTGAATCACCTTCAAACAAACCGTCCTCTCTGTCACAACCCTTCCAGAGAGTAAATATTTAAGAGTGTGTGAAGAAACTATAAGTAGGTGAGAGGGAGTGATCTctgggagaaagagggagaaagtgacCTTGCTGCTGCTAAAGCAGACTAGTATTTCATCAGCTAGCACTAAGGGCACACCTGCCTCACAGCTACACTCAGGTTCCAACATCTGCCAACGGCTCTATTCCTCATCCCTGTGAGCAGGCATCAGGGGAGGGAAGGaagcaagaaagaaagagaaagaaaaagtctcTTGTGGGTTTACTGAGACTGAGAAACTCAAGTGCATTTCAGGGAAAGTGTAGGCTGACTTTGAAAAGTCGAACCACAAAAAATGAAAGCGTGAAGACATGTGACATAGACAGGGGAAAGCATGAGAACGACAAGACGGACCAAAATGATGCGGCTCCAACAGTAAACCACCTTCATATCTATGGATTCTGCGGTGCACACTCTGTGGTGCACATCACTGGGACTACCCCTGTGGCAACTTATGAACAATTGACACGGGACACATGCTCTCTCTCCCCAGCACCAGGTGACTGAATCATTGAGGGAATAAAAGTGAATTACACAAAGATTAGTGGGGAAGGAAGTGAAATCATGtgctcaagaaaaaaaaaattaactggAGGGAGAAATGAAACCACACAACCGGATACTGGTATATGCTGATCCATTCAACAATTCCTGATCAAGTCATTCACTTCTCCAAGTCTGGGTTACACTGACATGTGAGCCACTAACAGCAAGCAACTACACAATGTTGTTAGCCCAGCAACTGTATTGTAGCAGTATTAgtatgtttttttgtatgtgtgagcTAGATCTGCCGCACATGACAAATATTTTGTTaacaacaaaatatttatttgtgatCATGATGAGACATGAGGTTAAACTTTTCTAGCCACTTCATGGTTTTCACCTTGAACTATTCTCTGATTTGTACTTATTGTTTCTATACAAACAGCTACTGAAGTATCAGGagtagataataaataaatagtgcAATAATAAGTACATTTTGAAACAAATGCTACAACATCCCTTCCACAAAGGACATCCACCATCAGTGTGTTATCCTGTCACCTGTTTCCATATTGTCACTCTGCCTACGGCCCCTCCTCTGTATTATCTCTGGCTTTccgtacaaaaataaaaaatatttgaggTTGGCAGTACAAACAACAGCAAAGCCATGATCTGCCCAATTGGATTTGTTCTAGGTCTGCTGTTCTGCCAATGGTATGTCAGTTTCCATAGGATCAACCTTCGACCTGGCATTATACAGCACTGGTGAGACTATAAACACCCCTCCCCTCGCTCCTGCTCTCCCCCGTGCCATCAAATGGTCAGCACAAAGGAATGGAGCTGACCTTAACTGTCCTGGAAGGGTTCAgtagcaaacaaacacacacacaaacactggattGTCAGGTACCAGGACAGCCCACTTTCAAGCTGACCCCAGAAAAAGAACAGAGCTTTCATACATACAGCTGTGATCGGACAAAAAGGGGAGAATAGACAGatagctgaagaaaaaaaaagcaaagcaaagcacaGAGCCAATCAACTGAGTCCAGTAAAACAAAGGGCTATCTGTAAAAGCCCTGGACTTCATCCCACCCTGTGATGAGCGAACTTCGATCCCTTGGCAGACCGCAGACAGCTACAAAGCCCCGATGTAGCCTGTTAAGCTCCCACTTCGATTCAGCTCATTGAGCTCCATGCTGCTGATCAATTAGAGAACAGCTGAGAGCAGCTGctgagcacacaaacaaacatgatgtttttactctttttaaacaCAGATGCTTTTTGATACCACGTGCTCAGACTTTTTACTGCTGTGTAACATCTAATCTTGCTGGTCGTAAAGACAACCCCATCGCTGTACCATGTAATGATCTCTCTGAGGCTGATACAGTTTAAATGTGGGTATGCGGTCGGTCTGGGCCCATCTGCACGAGCCAAGTCAATGCATGTATGATGAAAGAAAAGCTACGCTCTGGATTTTGTTTATCAGCCAAAGATACAGTGTCATTGGAGGTCAGTCCATGCAAACTCACTgttgagacagaaacacagctgACCAACAGGCACATGACATCAACAAACAGTGAGAGAGAATCGTAGCAGGCGCAATCTTGTCAACAAAAGTCTTTTGCATCCATgcaaaaaataatgataattccTTAATTTCCACATGACCACTGTTTCCATACAGGTGACTTCAGCTTGCACCAATATAACTGAAGCACGTAACGAAGGgtgctgatttaaaaaagggcAACAcgttatgttttgtttgtgtcagaCTCACCCATCCTCCTTGACTCTGGATCCAGGGCTGGATGTTGTTGTCCAGGTAGACCGTCATCCACTCTGTGATCCTGCCCACCAGCGGACTCATCTCCTTCTCCACACACTCTACACTTAGTGCCCCGCCGAATGCAAAAAGCCCTATGATGCGGCCCCAGTTGACACCGTCCCGGAACACCTCGTCCATCACGCTCTCAAAGCTTTGGTAAGCTGTGGCCGGCGTGATGTGCAGCTGGTTGTGCAGATCGCTGAAGGCGCGGGCATATCGCAGCTCAAACTCTTTGGTCGAGTCTCGGAGGGCCTCTTTCACCGCATCCAGACCCGCCGTTGATGGCAACCTTTCCTGCCGCAGCGGGGAATCTGGAGGGGTCCCGGGATTCATGCCATTTAAAGTTCCGTTGGCGTGCGTCGCTGTTTGCTGCTCCTCACTTGagcctgtctcctctctgtcagtcCTGTTTGTAGGCTCATTGAGTCCCATGTGTTTGAGAGGATAGTTCCTCTGGGAGAGTTTATACTGTATGTAGTAAACCACCAGTTCTCTGTTTTGAGACATGTTGTGTTCAAATGAGCTTTTCCTCTTCACTTGTTGGTCGATCTCCGCTCTTCTCTCGGTGGAGCCCTGCTGTGTTGTACTGACCGCACACTGTGCCACGCTTTCTTACTGTGTTATCCTCTGTTCAGACAACCATGGACAGTTGATATCCAAAGGACACTTGAGGGGTGAAACCAACTCTACGCAAGGCTGACAAATCAGCTCAGGTCCTgtagacagaaaacaaaataaaaggtcaaagtctGGACAGCCTATAAGCATGCAGTGATtttacgtgcatgtgtgtgtgaggaaaaggAAGTGTGCAGGGAAGGTTGGAgactttcaaattaaatttggaCAGGTAGGGTCAAAGTTCTTTTCTCTAATTGGGCTGTTACATATGGAGCAGATGGCAATGATATTAATGAGAGAATAGTAGAGAGAATAtttaagagagagagcgagagagagagagagagagagagagaatgggagaCAAAGGAAGGGATGGTGTGAGGGAGGTGAGGATTAGGTGATGAGAGATCATAGGGACAGACTGGCTTGAAGGTCCATGCCGACCACCACTCTCCTAATCAGTGACCTCTGACTTCCAATCTGAGCTTTTAGGCTCCCTGTTTatctcagctgcagcctctcgGTTactgtcactcactcacacacaatgatGTGCATGTCACAGTTACGTATGTCTTGAGCTTCCATATAAAACAGACCTTTTCGGACACATCCAGCATCCAAAAACCTTCTTTACATGAacctcctttaaaaaacaaattaatgcCAAATTTGCTTTAATACCATTAAGAAGGCTTCTGATTGTGCTTCTTGTTtacagtgaaacaaacaaagtggCATATTGCAGTCCCGGTGTGTGGTTTTAGATAACACACTGTCATTCTGGAATCTGAGGCGTTATCATCGCTATCATCTGGCCCTTCCTTGCGAGCCTTGTCTTAAAAAGTGACTACATCCTCTCTCTGCTGAAAGATGGAAGAATGAAGGTGCATCATTCCCGCCCTGAACAAGGTGTGTGAAAGGGACAGTCTGAATGCACTGATACACCTTTTCCTTCTGGCTTCACATCATTGCTTCCGATGTGGGTTTAATTGTGGTCTGACACTACACTGCTTTATATGTACATTTGAACACAGCATAAACTTATtataacataaataaatcatccTCATCATAGGATTACTCTAACCTGACTAAATACTGGCTGCCaaaatgtctttttatttacCTGAGAGCCGAATGACTTGATTTGATGACAGGataaagaaatcaaagaaagaTAAGATATTGTACATAaggtatattatattatattatgtatattgtgTATCTTACAACACATTGAATAATTATGTGGTTCAGTTCTTGTGTTAGTAGTAACACCCAGGGGTTAACCCTTAATAACACTCTGATATGAAAGGGTCAAAGAGTTAATTATAGTATTAATTACGGATATATagactgtaaaataaatgttgtgtttccattggTTAAAAATTATTGTAACAGAAAGATTaaccaattaaaaaataaaccatgATTCAGATAAACACCAAATGGTTTATATAATTCTTTAACAAAAATCCCAAACACTATCTAATTCATCAATACTATTGGTCGGGTACAAAGGAAATATGATGACATCACTTAGGGATATTGTTTAGGGCATTTTTCTCCGTTTTCTGAATGTTTA
This genomic window contains:
- the bcl2l1 gene encoding bcl-2-like protein 1, which translates into the protein MSQNRELVVYYIQYKLSQRNYPLKHMGLNEPTNRTDREETGSSEEQQTATHANGTLNGMNPGTPPDSPLRQERLPSTAGLDAVKEALRDSTKEFELRYARAFSDLHNQLHITPATAYQSFESVMDEVFRDGVNWGRIIGLFAFGGALSVECVEKEMSPLVGRITEWMTVYLDNNIQPWIQSQGGWEHFAEIFGNDSAAESRKSQESFKKWLFAGMTLVTGVVVGSLIAQKRM